In one window of Caballeronia sp. TF1N1 DNA:
- a CDS encoding DUF721 domain-containing protein — protein sequence MSRFSTNSRSGPERFDPRKPQALADVLDRTDAFRALRAGVEQVAALQRDLSTLLPDYLAANVEPGFIKEGVLALFAAHNALAARLRHIEPTLLADLQQRGWAVNSLRVRVRPQSMQDAVPPKQARMSAAGASALHELAETLAPSPLQEALAKMAARHRGKGEKK from the coding sequence ATGAGCCGTTTTTCTACAAATTCAAGATCTGGACCGGAGCGGTTCGATCCGCGCAAGCCACAGGCGCTGGCCGATGTCCTCGATCGCACCGATGCCTTTCGCGCTTTGCGGGCAGGCGTCGAGCAAGTGGCGGCACTGCAGCGCGATCTGAGCACGCTTCTGCCGGATTATCTCGCGGCCAATGTCGAGCCCGGTTTCATCAAGGAAGGCGTGCTAGCGCTTTTCGCCGCGCATAACGCGCTCGCGGCGCGGCTGCGCCATATCGAGCCCACTTTGCTCGCCGATCTGCAGCAACGCGGCTGGGCGGTCAACTCGCTGAGAGTGCGCGTGCGTCCGCAATCGATGCAGGACGCGGTGCCGCCCAAGCAAGCGCGGATGTCGGCGGCGGGTGCATCGGCGCTGCACGAGCTTGCCGAGACGCTCGCGCCTTCGCCGCTACAGGAAGCGCTCGCGAAAATGGCCGCGCGTCATCGAGGCAAAGGCGAAAAAAAATGA
- the lpxC gene encoding UDP-3-O-acyl-N-acetylglucosamine deacetylase has translation MLKQRTIKTVVKTVGIGLHSGRKVELTLKPAPAGTGIVFSRIDLPQPVDIPASAMSVGDTRLASVLQKDGARVSTVEHLMSACAGLGIDNLYVDVTAEEIPIMDGSAASFVFLIQSAGIEEQNAPKKFIKVTKPVEVRDGDKFARLDPYFGFKLSFTIDFRHPAVDKTGQALEVDFATTSYVREIARARTFGFAHEVEMMRELGLARGGSMDNAIVLDEYRILNNDGLRYDDEFVKHKMLDAIGDLYVVGHPLLASYKAYKGGHAMNNMLLRELLANEDAYEMVTFEDIQKAPRGFSFDTQTAFA, from the coding sequence ATGTTGAAGCAGCGAACAATCAAGACTGTAGTCAAGACCGTGGGGATCGGGCTCCATTCCGGCCGGAAGGTCGAACTGACGCTCAAGCCCGCACCGGCTGGCACGGGCATCGTGTTCTCGCGTATCGACTTGCCGCAGCCGGTCGACATTCCCGCGTCCGCGATGTCCGTCGGCGACACGCGCCTGGCGTCCGTGCTGCAGAAGGACGGCGCGCGCGTTTCCACCGTCGAGCACTTGATGTCGGCATGCGCGGGACTCGGTATCGACAATCTGTATGTCGATGTAACCGCCGAGGAAATCCCGATCATGGACGGCAGCGCGGCTTCGTTCGTGTTTCTGATTCAATCGGCGGGTATCGAAGAGCAGAACGCGCCGAAGAAATTCATCAAGGTGACGAAGCCCGTCGAAGTGCGCGACGGCGATAAATTCGCGCGTCTCGACCCGTATTTCGGCTTCAAACTGAGCTTTACCATCGACTTCCGTCACCCGGCCGTCGACAAGACCGGTCAGGCGTTGGAAGTGGATTTCGCGACTACGTCATATGTGCGTGAAATCGCGCGTGCTCGTACGTTCGGCTTTGCGCACGAAGTTGAAATGATGCGCGAACTCGGTCTCGCACGCGGCGGCAGCATGGACAACGCGATCGTGCTCGACGAGTACCGCATCCTGAATAACGACGGCCTGCGCTACGACGACGAATTCGTGAAGCACAAGATGCTGGACGCCATTGGCGACCTGTATGTCGTGGGGCATCCCCTGCTCGCGTCCTATAAGGCGTACAAGGGCGGCCACGCCATGAACAACATGCTTTTGCGCGAATTGCTCGCAAACGAAGACGCTTACGAAATGGTCACCTTCGAGGACATTCAGAAGGCGCCGCGCGGTTTCAGTTTCGACACGCAGACGGCATTTGCCTGA
- a CDS encoding peroxiredoxin, whose amino-acid sequence MIKVGETLPDVRLFEFIEEPSEGCAVGPNGFSARERTAGKRVVIFGLPGAFTPTCSARHVPGYVEAAEEFSAEGIDEVWCVSVNDAFVMNAWGRDLQTAGKVKMIADGSARFAQALGLDQDLTERGMGIRSQRYAMVIDNGVVKTLNVEAPGKFEVSDAQSILATLR is encoded by the coding sequence ATGATCAAAGTGGGTGAAACGTTGCCGGATGTGCGTCTCTTCGAGTTCATCGAGGAGCCGAGCGAAGGCTGCGCCGTGGGACCGAACGGGTTCTCGGCGCGCGAGCGGACCGCTGGCAAGCGCGTGGTGATCTTCGGATTGCCGGGCGCGTTCACGCCGACGTGTTCCGCCAGACACGTGCCCGGCTACGTCGAGGCGGCGGAGGAGTTTTCCGCTGAGGGTATCGACGAAGTCTGGTGCGTTTCCGTCAACGACGCGTTCGTCATGAACGCGTGGGGACGCGATCTTCAAACCGCGGGCAAGGTGAAGATGATCGCGGACGGCAGTGCGCGTTTTGCCCAGGCACTCGGACTGGATCAGGATTTGACCGAGCGCGGCATGGGAATTCGTTCCCAGCGCTACGCGATGGTGATCGACAATGGCGTGGTCAAGACGCTTAATGTCGAAGCGCCCGGCAAGTTCGAAGTCAGCGACGCTCAAAGCATCCTGGCGACGTTGCGCTGA
- the ftsZ gene encoding cell division protein FtsZ, translated as MDFEMLETETNGTIIKVVGVGGAGGNAVQHMINRGVQGVDFIVMNTDAQALARSRAPAVLQLGMTGLGAGAKPDKGKEAAEDARERIADALRGAHMVFITAGMGGGTGTGAAPVVAQIAKEMGILTVGVVSKPFEFEGGRRMRVAEAGSQQLEDHVDSLIVVLNDKLFDVMGDDAEMDKCFQCADDVLNNAVAGIAEIINVDGLVNVDFEDVKTVMGEQGKAMMGTATVAGVDRARLAAEQAVASPLLEGVDLSGARGVLVNITSSRSLRLSETREVMNTIKSYAADDATVIFGAVYDDAMGDALRVTVVATGLGRAAKKQQQAPMTLLRTGTDNQPVAHAHATHNTYSPQHGQPTDYGQLDTPAVWRSTRETAASHVQALQEKGVDTYDIPAFLRKQAD; from the coding sequence ATGGATTTCGAAATGCTGGAAACGGAAACCAACGGAACGATCATCAAGGTGGTCGGTGTCGGAGGTGCGGGTGGCAACGCCGTGCAGCACATGATCAACAGAGGTGTACAAGGCGTCGACTTCATCGTGATGAATACCGACGCGCAGGCACTGGCTCGCTCACGCGCGCCGGCGGTTCTGCAATTGGGCATGACCGGTCTCGGTGCGGGCGCCAAGCCGGACAAGGGTAAGGAAGCGGCGGAAGACGCGCGCGAGCGTATCGCCGATGCATTGCGTGGCGCGCACATGGTGTTCATCACCGCGGGCATGGGTGGCGGCACGGGGACGGGCGCGGCGCCAGTGGTCGCGCAGATCGCGAAGGAAATGGGCATTCTGACCGTCGGCGTCGTGAGCAAGCCGTTCGAGTTCGAAGGCGGCCGCCGCATGCGCGTGGCGGAAGCCGGCTCGCAGCAGTTGGAAGATCACGTCGACTCGCTCATCGTCGTGTTGAACGACAAGCTGTTCGACGTGATGGGCGACGACGCCGAAATGGACAAGTGCTTCCAGTGCGCGGATGACGTGCTGAACAACGCTGTCGCGGGCATCGCGGAAATCATCAACGTCGATGGTCTCGTGAACGTCGACTTCGAAGACGTGAAGACCGTGATGGGCGAGCAAGGCAAAGCGATGATGGGCACGGCGACAGTCGCCGGCGTCGATCGCGCGCGTCTCGCGGCGGAACAGGCCGTGGCGAGCCCGTTGCTCGAAGGCGTGGACTTGTCGGGTGCGCGCGGCGTGCTCGTGAATATCACGTCGAGCCGTTCGCTGCGTTTGTCGGAAACGCGTGAAGTGATGAATACCATCAAGAGCTACGCGGCCGACGACGCAACTGTGATCTTCGGCGCGGTGTACGACGACGCAATGGGCGACGCCCTACGCGTGACGGTGGTGGCAACGGGCCTGGGCCGCGCGGCGAAGAAGCAGCAGCAAGCGCCAATGACCCTCCTGCGCACGGGCACCGACAATCAGCCGGTCGCGCATGCGCACGCAACGCACAACACGTATTCGCCGCAGCATGGTCAGCCGACGGATTACGGTCAGCTGGACACGCCGGCAGTGTGGCGTTCGACGCGGGAAACGGCGGCTTCGCATGTGCAGGCATTGCAGGAAAAGGGCGTCGACACTTACGACATCCCGGCGTTCCTGCGCAAGCAAGCGGACTAA
- the ftsA gene encoding cell division protein FtsA: MSKDYKDLLVSLDIGTSKVVAIVAELKGEGHYEVIGLGQSDSKGLKKGVVVNIEATVQSIQRALEEAELMADCKITNVFTGIAGSHIRSFNSSGMVAIKDKEVTQTDVARVIETAKAINIPTDQQVLHILTQEFIIDGQEDVREPIGMSGIRLEVKVHIVTGAVSAAQNIVKCVRRCGLEVNDLILQPLASSLAVLTEDEKELGVVLVDIGGGTTDIAIFSEGAIRHTAVIPIAGDQITSDVAMALRTPTPDAEDIKVSYGIAKQALADPDEMIEVPGLGERGPRTLSRQALAAVVEPRVEELFSLVQQVVRESGYEELLSSGVVLTGGAAMMPGMVELGEDIFLKPVRIGVPEYAGGLADVVRNPRYSTAMGLLAEGRSQRMRGRKVAVQNGSMGQVFTRMKDWFLGNF, translated from the coding sequence ATGAGCAAAGACTACAAAGACCTGCTGGTTTCCCTCGACATTGGAACGTCGAAGGTGGTCGCGATCGTCGCCGAACTGAAAGGCGAGGGCCACTACGAGGTGATCGGACTCGGTCAGAGCGACTCGAAGGGGTTGAAGAAGGGCGTCGTGGTCAACATCGAGGCCACGGTGCAATCCATTCAGCGCGCGCTCGAGGAAGCCGAGCTGATGGCGGATTGCAAGATCACGAATGTCTTCACGGGCATTGCGGGAAGCCATATCCGCAGCTTCAATTCGAGCGGCATGGTGGCGATCAAGGACAAGGAAGTCACGCAGACGGACGTCGCCCGCGTGATCGAAACGGCCAAGGCCATCAACATCCCGACCGATCAGCAGGTGCTGCATATCCTCACGCAGGAATTCATCATCGACGGTCAGGAAGACGTGCGCGAGCCTATCGGCATGAGCGGTATCCGGCTCGAAGTAAAGGTGCATATCGTGACGGGCGCGGTGAGCGCGGCGCAGAACATCGTGAAGTGCGTGCGCCGCTGCGGGCTCGAAGTGAACGACCTCATTCTTCAGCCGCTCGCCTCGTCGCTGGCGGTGTTGACGGAAGACGAGAAGGAACTGGGCGTAGTGCTCGTCGATATCGGCGGCGGCACGACGGACATCGCCATCTTCAGCGAAGGCGCGATCCGTCACACGGCCGTGATTCCCATCGCCGGCGATCAAATCACGAGCGACGTCGCGATGGCGCTGCGCACGCCGACGCCGGACGCGGAAGACATCAAGGTGAGCTACGGCATCGCGAAGCAGGCGCTCGCCGATCCCGACGAGATGATCGAAGTGCCGGGTCTCGGCGAACGCGGTCCGCGCACGCTGTCGCGTCAGGCGCTCGCAGCAGTGGTCGAGCCGCGTGTCGAGGAACTGTTCTCACTGGTGCAGCAGGTCGTGCGCGAATCCGGCTACGAAGAATTGCTGTCGAGCGGCGTCGTCCTGACCGGCGGCGCGGCGATGATGCCCGGCATGGTCGAACTCGGCGAAGACATTTTCCTGAAGCCAGTGCGTATCGGCGTGCCGGAATACGCGGGCGGCCTTGCAGATGTCGTGCGCAATCCGCGCTATTCGACGGCCATGGGCCTGCTCGCCGAAGGACGCTCGCAACGCATGCGCGGCCGCAAGGTCGCGGTACAGAACGGATCGATGGGCCAGGTATTCACGCGCATGAAAGACTGGTTTCTCGGAAACTTCTGA
- a CDS encoding cell division protein FtsQ/DivIB gives MWNNVRQMNLAASALHLMLVLMLLAAAGIWAIQRPEFRLRGIQIDGDTAHINTPTVRASVVGHLKGNFFTVDLDTARAAFEQMPWVRHASVRRVWPNALAVTLEEYKPLGTWGNDQLVSVDGELFTANQGELDDDLPAFDGPEGTAKEVVARYHDFQKWFAPLDAQPEEVTLSPRFAWTVKLSNGTQLELGRERNEDTLLERSRRFVASWPSVTGRWGNDIEYADLRYPNGFAIRAAGMRFINDTDKAKK, from the coding sequence ATGTGGAACAACGTTCGCCAAATGAACCTCGCCGCCAGCGCGCTGCACTTGATGCTCGTGCTTATGCTGCTGGCCGCCGCGGGCATCTGGGCGATACAGCGTCCCGAGTTTCGTCTGCGGGGTATCCAGATCGACGGCGACACGGCGCACATCAACACGCCGACGGTGCGCGCGAGCGTGGTGGGGCATCTGAAGGGCAATTTCTTCACGGTCGATCTCGATACGGCCCGCGCCGCGTTCGAGCAGATGCCGTGGGTGCGTCATGCAAGCGTGCGGCGCGTCTGGCCGAATGCGCTCGCAGTGACACTCGAGGAATACAAGCCGCTCGGCACCTGGGGCAACGACCAGTTGGTGAGCGTGGACGGTGAACTCTTCACGGCGAACCAGGGCGAACTCGACGACGACCTGCCCGCGTTCGACGGTCCCGAGGGCACGGCGAAGGAAGTGGTCGCCCGGTATCACGATTTTCAGAAGTGGTTCGCGCCGCTCGACGCGCAGCCGGAGGAAGTGACGCTGTCGCCGCGATTCGCATGGACGGTCAAGCTCTCGAACGGAACGCAGCTCGAACTGGGCCGCGAGCGCAATGAAGACACATTGCTCGAACGCAGTCGGCGCTTCGTTGCGTCGTGGCCGTCGGTGACGGGGCGTTGGGGCAACGACATCGAATACGCGGATTTGCGTTACCCGAATGGCTTCGCGATACGAGCAGCTGGAATGCGTTTCATCAATGACACCGACAAGGCCAAGAAGTAA
- a CDS encoding D-alanine--D-alanine ligase yields MNQLDPKVFGKVAVLLGGNSAEREVSLNSGRLVLEGLREAGIDAHPFDPAERPLSDLKAEGFERVFIALHGGYGENGQLQGALDFYGIRYTGSGVLGSALGMDKLRTKLVWQQTGIPTPPFETVYRGEDYDARTHEIIAKLGLPLFVKPATEGSSVAVIKVKSAETLAPALEEAAKYDKIVIVEKSIEGGGEFTCCIAGNLDLPVIKIVPAGEFYDYHAKYVADDTQYLIPCGLTEAEEARMKQLTQRAFDMLGCTDWGRADFMLDLDGNPYFLEVNTAPGMTDHSLPPKAARAVGISYKDLVVKVLSLTLED; encoded by the coding sequence GTGAATCAACTCGATCCCAAGGTCTTCGGCAAGGTCGCCGTGCTGCTTGGCGGTAACTCGGCCGAGCGCGAAGTCTCGCTCAACTCGGGACGGCTCGTGCTCGAAGGTTTGCGCGAAGCGGGCATCGACGCGCATCCGTTCGATCCGGCGGAGCGTCCGCTCTCGGACTTGAAGGCGGAAGGTTTCGAGCGCGTGTTTATCGCGCTGCATGGCGGCTATGGAGAGAACGGCCAGTTGCAGGGCGCGCTGGACTTTTACGGCATCCGTTATACGGGCAGCGGCGTGCTCGGTTCGGCGCTCGGCATGGACAAGCTGCGCACCAAGCTCGTGTGGCAGCAGACCGGCATTCCCACGCCGCCGTTCGAGACCGTGTATCGCGGTGAAGACTACGACGCGCGCACGCACGAGATCATTGCGAAGCTCGGCTTGCCGCTTTTCGTGAAGCCGGCGACGGAAGGCTCGAGCGTCGCTGTCATCAAGGTGAAGAGCGCGGAAACGCTCGCGCCCGCGCTCGAAGAAGCCGCGAAGTACGACAAGATCGTGATCGTGGAGAAGAGCATCGAAGGCGGCGGCGAGTTCACGTGCTGTATCGCCGGCAATCTGGATTTACCGGTCATCAAGATCGTGCCGGCGGGCGAGTTTTACGACTATCACGCGAAGTACGTCGCCGACGACACCCAGTACCTGATTCCCTGCGGCCTGACCGAAGCGGAGGAAGCGCGCATGAAGCAACTGACGCAGCGCGCCTTCGACATGCTCGGCTGCACGGACTGGGGCCGCGCCGACTTCATGCTTGACCTCGACGGCAATCCGTACTTTCTCGAAGTCAACACGGCGCCGGGCATGACGGACCACTCGTTGCCGCCGAAAGCGGCGCGCGCGGTCGGCATCAGCTACAAGGATCTGGTTGTGAAGGTGTTGTCGTTGACGCTCGAAGACTAA
- the murC gene encoding UDP-N-acetylmuramate--L-alanine ligase → MKHIVKHIHFVGIGGVGMSGIAEVLLNLGYQVSGSDLSNNAITERLKMLGARVAIGHHEQNIEGANAVVVSTAVRQDNPEVLAARHRRVPIVPRAVMLAELMRLKQGIAIAGTHGKTTTTSLVASVLAAGGLDPTFVIGGRLISAGANARLGTGDFIVAEADESDASFLNLFPVIEVITNIDADHMDTYGHDFARLKQAFIEFTHRLPFYGIAVLCVDDPNVREILPFVSKPIIRYGLGAEAQVRAVNVEARGGRMKFTTLREDAPPLDIELNLPGTHNVQNALAAIAIATELEVADADIQRALAEFNGVGRRFQRYGEVKANDNEGAYTLIDDYGHHPVEMAATIAAARGAFPDRRLVLAFQPHRYTRTRDCFEDFVKVLSTVDALVLTDVYAAGEAPIVAADGRALARAIRVAGKVEPVFVETVDEVPDAVTTLARNGDVVITMGAGSIGGVCGRLALSQN, encoded by the coding sequence ATGAAACATATCGTCAAACACATTCACTTTGTCGGCATTGGCGGAGTCGGGATGAGCGGCATCGCCGAGGTGCTGCTTAATCTCGGTTATCAGGTCAGCGGTTCGGACCTGTCGAACAACGCAATCACCGAGCGCCTCAAGATGCTCGGCGCGCGCGTGGCTATCGGGCATCACGAACAGAACATCGAAGGCGCGAACGCGGTCGTCGTATCCACGGCCGTGCGGCAAGACAATCCGGAAGTGCTGGCCGCGCGTCATCGTCGCGTGCCTATCGTGCCGCGCGCGGTCATGCTCGCGGAACTCATGCGCCTGAAGCAGGGCATCGCCATTGCCGGCACGCACGGCAAGACCACGACCACGTCGCTCGTCGCAAGTGTGCTGGCGGCAGGCGGACTCGATCCGACCTTCGTCATTGGCGGCCGGCTGATCAGCGCGGGCGCGAATGCGCGGCTCGGCACCGGCGACTTCATCGTCGCGGAAGCGGACGAGTCGGACGCGTCGTTCCTCAACCTCTTTCCCGTGATCGAAGTCATCACGAACATCGACGCCGATCACATGGACACCTACGGCCACGACTTCGCGCGGCTGAAGCAGGCGTTCATTGAATTCACGCATCGCCTGCCGTTCTATGGCATTGCCGTGTTGTGCGTGGACGACCCGAACGTGCGCGAAATCCTGCCGTTCGTGTCGAAGCCGATCATCCGCTACGGTCTCGGCGCCGAAGCGCAAGTGCGCGCGGTGAACGTCGAAGCGCGCGGCGGCCGCATGAAGTTCACGACGCTGCGCGAAGACGCGCCGCCGCTCGATATCGAACTGAATCTGCCGGGCACGCACAACGTGCAGAACGCGCTCGCCGCCATTGCCATTGCGACCGAACTCGAAGTCGCGGATGCCGATATCCAGCGTGCGCTCGCCGAGTTCAACGGCGTGGGCCGGCGCTTCCAGCGTTATGGCGAAGTGAAGGCGAACGACAACGAAGGTGCGTACACGCTGATAGACGACTACGGTCATCACCCGGTCGAGATGGCCGCGACCATCGCGGCGGCGCGCGGCGCGTTTCCGGATCGCCGGCTCGTGCTCGCGTTCCAGCCGCATCGCTACACGCGCACGCGCGACTGCTTCGAGGATTTCGTGAAGGTGTTGTCCACCGTCGATGCCCTCGTGCTCACCGATGTCTACGCCGCTGGCGAAGCGCCCATCGTCGCCGCCGACGGCCGTGCGCTCGCGCGCGCCATCCGCGTGGCGGGCAAGGTCGAACCGGTGTTCGTCGAAACCGTGGACGAAGTACCCGATGCCGTGACGACGCTTGCGCGCAACGGCGACGTAGTGATCACCATGGGCGCGGGTTCCATCGGCGGTGTATGCGGGCGGCTCGCGCTGAGCCAGAACTGA
- the murG gene encoding undecaprenyldiphospho-muramoylpentapeptide beta-N-acetylglucosaminyltransferase, whose product MTVQGSSTANARTLMVMAGGTGGHVFPGLAVAHWMQAQGWRVVWLGNASGMEATLVPKHGIPMESVRFGGVRGKGIKTKFMLPVNLLRACSQSLRVLRQVKPDVVLGMGGYITFPAGVMTRLAGCPLVLHEQNSIAGLANKVLAHLAKRVLVAFPNALPNAEWTGNPIRAELTRTLPPKERYAARSGRLNVLVVGGSLGAAALNETVPKALALLSDEERPRIVHQAGAKHIEALEANYAAAGFSRGGDLQLMPFIEDMASAYAAADLVICRSGAMTVSEVAAVGVAALFVPFPFAVDDHQTTNGAFLARNGAAELIQQRDLSAERLAGWLRMQSRETLTAMAERSRALAKPDATERVAKVCADVAGARTHAQAREAH is encoded by the coding sequence ATGACCGTGCAAGGCTCATCCACTGCGAACGCGCGCACGCTGATGGTCATGGCGGGCGGCACCGGGGGCCACGTGTTCCCCGGTCTCGCGGTCGCGCACTGGATGCAGGCGCAGGGCTGGCGCGTGGTGTGGCTCGGCAATGCGAGCGGCATGGAAGCGACGCTCGTCCCGAAGCACGGTATTCCGATGGAGTCCGTGCGCTTCGGCGGCGTGCGCGGCAAGGGCATCAAGACCAAGTTCATGTTGCCCGTGAATCTCTTGCGCGCGTGTTCGCAGAGTCTGCGCGTGCTGCGTCAGGTGAAGCCGGATGTCGTGCTCGGCATGGGCGGGTACATCACGTTCCCGGCGGGCGTGATGACGAGACTCGCCGGCTGCCCGCTCGTGCTGCACGAACAGAATTCCATCGCGGGACTCGCGAACAAGGTGCTCGCGCATCTTGCGAAGCGCGTGCTCGTCGCCTTTCCGAACGCGCTGCCCAATGCCGAATGGACGGGTAATCCCATTCGTGCGGAACTAACGCGCACATTGCCACCTAAAGAACGCTATGCCGCGCGTTCGGGCCGGTTGAACGTGCTCGTGGTCGGCGGCAGTCTCGGCGCGGCTGCGCTCAACGAAACGGTGCCGAAGGCGCTTGCCCTGTTGAGCGACGAAGAACGTCCGCGCATCGTGCATCAGGCAGGCGCGAAGCATATCGAAGCGCTCGAAGCGAATTACGCCGCGGCAGGTTTTTCGCGTGGCGGCGACTTGCAACTCATGCCGTTCATCGAAGACATGGCAAGCGCTTATGCGGCAGCCGATCTCGTGATCTGCCGTTCAGGCGCGATGACCGTCTCCGAGGTCGCGGCGGTCGGCGTAGCGGCGCTATTCGTGCCGTTCCCGTTCGCCGTCGACGATCACCAGACGACCAACGGCGCGTTCCTCGCCAGGAACGGCGCGGCGGAATTGATACAACAACGCGATTTGTCGGCGGAAAGGCTCGCCGGCTGGTTGCGTATGCAGTCGCGCGAAACGCTTACGGCAATGGCCGAGCGTTCGCGCGCGCTGGCGAAACCGGACGCGACCGAACGGGTCGCGAAGGTTTGCGCCGACGTGGCCGGTGCGCGTACCCACGCGCAAGCTCGAGAGGCACATTAA
- the ftsW gene encoding putative lipid II flippase FtsW: MSWSERFGSKLTGQRNAVPQDSLAGRAGASVRVGRPETAGGISSAVNGVRPARSRMLDYDYSLLWVMISLLGLGIVMVYSASIAMPDSPKYAQYRDYHFLVRHLISIATALVGAVIAFKIPIKTWDKYAPKLFLVALVLLVIVLVPHVGKGVNGARRWIPLGITNMQPSEIMKLAVTIYAANYTVRKQEFMHSFGKGFLPMAVAVGAVGALLLLEPDMGAFMVIAAIAMGVLFLGGVNGKLFGGLVATAVGTFTLLVWASPWRRERIFAYLDPWDDRYAQGKAYQLTHSLIAFGRGEWFGVGLGGSVEKLNYLPEAHTDFILAVIGEELGFVGVICVILLFYWIVRRAFEIGRQALALDRTFAGLMAKGVGIWFGAQTFINMGVNLGLLPTKGLTLPLVSYGGSGILLNCVALAVLLRVDYENRVLMRGGKV, encoded by the coding sequence ATGAGCTGGTCGGAACGCTTTGGATCGAAATTGACTGGCCAGCGCAACGCGGTTCCGCAGGATTCGCTTGCGGGTCGCGCGGGCGCTTCGGTGCGCGTCGGACGTCCCGAAACCGCGGGCGGCATTTCGAGCGCGGTCAACGGCGTGCGTCCGGCGCGCTCGCGCATGCTCGACTACGACTACTCGCTTTTGTGGGTGATGATCTCGCTGCTCGGCCTTGGCATCGTGATGGTGTATTCGGCTTCGATCGCCATGCCCGATTCGCCGAAGTACGCGCAGTATCGCGACTATCACTTCCTCGTGCGCCATCTGATCTCGATAGCAACGGCGCTCGTCGGCGCGGTCATCGCGTTCAAGATTCCCATCAAGACCTGGGACAAGTACGCGCCGAAGCTCTTTCTCGTGGCGCTCGTGCTGCTCGTCATCGTGCTGGTGCCGCATGTGGGCAAGGGCGTGAACGGCGCGCGCCGCTGGATTCCGCTTGGCATCACGAACATGCAGCCGTCGGAAATCATGAAGCTCGCGGTGACCATCTACGCCGCGAACTACACCGTGCGCAAGCAAGAGTTCATGCATAGCTTCGGCAAGGGCTTTTTGCCGATGGCGGTCGCGGTCGGCGCAGTCGGCGCGCTCTTGCTGCTCGAACCGGACATGGGCGCGTTCATGGTGATCGCGGCTATCGCCATGGGCGTGCTGTTCCTCGGCGGCGTCAACGGCAAGCTGTTCGGCGGCCTGGTGGCGACGGCGGTCGGCACCTTCACCTTGCTCGTGTGGGCATCGCCTTGGCGTCGTGAGCGAATCTTCGCTTACCTCGATCCGTGGGACGACCGTTACGCGCAAGGCAAGGCTTATCAGCTCACGCACTCGCTCATCGCATTCGGACGCGGCGAATGGTTCGGCGTGGGCCTCGGCGGCAGCGTCGAGAAGCTCAACTATCTGCCGGAAGCGCATACCGACTTCATCCTCGCGGTGATCGGTGAAGAGCTCGGGTTCGTCGGCGTGATCTGCGTGATCCTGCTGTTTTACTGGATCGTGCGCCGCGCGTTCGAGATCGGCCGTCAGGCACTCGCACTCGATCGCACCTTCGCCGGTCTGATGGCCAAGGGCGTGGGCATCTGGTTCGGCGCGCAGACCTTCATCAACATGGGCGTGAATCTCGGTCTTTTGCCGACCAAGGGTCTCACGTTGCCGCTCGTAAGCTACGGCGGCTCGGGCATTCTTTTGAACTGCGTCGCGCTCGCGGTACTGCTGCGCGTCGATTATGAAAACCGGGTGCTGATGCGCGGAGGCAAGGTATGA